In Archocentrus centrarchus isolate MPI-CPG fArcCen1 chromosome 24, fArcCen1, whole genome shotgun sequence, one DNA window encodes the following:
- the wdr21 gene encoding WD repeat domain 21, which produces MRKWTWREGQQPHTRQAAGQRRGWHRGNRRQWYERDNPGPSQRQRDSQPASQSSSSSSSSKASSAAPELPGFYFDPEKNRYFRLLPGHNNCNPLTREQLQQKEREKERHKMLAEDEKTRKKAPRRGLNTSLLLQKRHLGLLPEHSYCRLVHEVKVSGMRRHKLEIQSTDSSISNTDNFRLIVGDSACERVFTVNDVSHGGCKYGIMNFSSSSRGSLSVEMCDNLYFTNRKVNSICWASVNYPDSHVLLCLVGVADTPGCVSLLPASLFSNSNPDQPGMLCSFKISTAWSCAWCLNPQFDKTFSTGLSRRVIVKDAETGRTQTYSVGSDVLAQQFALRVPVLFNGCRSGEIFSIDLRQRGRRDHSWKASRFHQESAITSVRVLQDENYLLAADMLGQIKLWDVRVAKPVQEYKGHHNEHAYLPIHVNEREGLLLAVGQDCYTRLWSLKDGHLLRTIPSPHPAANDLIPSVVFSSNLGGCRGLPGLLMAVKHDLYYFPYNIDYQE; this is translated from the exons ATGAGGAAGTGGACCTGGCGAGAAGGACAGCAGCCGCACACACGACAAGCTGCTGGGCAGCGCCGTGGATGGCACAGAGGAAACCGACGGCAGTG GTATGAACGTGACAATCCAGGGCCATCACAGAGGCAACGTGATAGCCAGCCTGCCTCACAGTCCTCATCTTCCTCGTCTTCTTCTAAGGCTAGCAGTGCTGCGCCAG AGCTGCCAGGTTTTTACTTTGACCCCGAGAAAAACCGTTACTTCCGGCTATTGCCCGGACACAACAACTGTAACCCACTGACCAGAGAGCAGCTCCAACAGAAAGAAAGGGAGAAGGAGAGGCACAAGATGCTGGCAGAAgatgaaaaaacaagaaaa AAGGCACCAAGAAGAGGACTGAACACTTCGCTGCTTCTTCAGAAAAGACACCTAGGTCTATTACCTGAGCATTCCTATTGCAG GCTCGTCCATGAGGTGAAGGTCAGTGGAATGAGACGCCACAAACTAGAGATCCAgagcacagacagcagcatctcGAACACCGACAACTTCAGACTCATAGTG GGGGATTCGGCGTGCGAGCGAGTGTTCACAGTCAACGATGTCTCTCATGGCGGCTGCAAGTACGGCATCATgaacttcagcagcagcagtcggGGGTCTCTGTCTGTGGAAATGTGCGATAACCTCTACTTCACAAATCGTAAG GTTAATTCCATCTGCTGGGCTTCAGTAAATTACCCTGATTCTCATGTTCT GCTGTGTCTGGTGGGAGTAGCAGACACTCCTGGCTGTGTGAGTTTACTTCCTGCTTCCCTCTTCAGCAACTCCAACCCAG ATCAGCCTGGGATGCTGTGTAGCTTTAAGATATCCACAGCCTGGTCTTGTGCTTGGTGTCTCAATCCCCAGTTTGACAAGACCTTCAGCACTG GCCTGTCTCGTAGAGTGATTGTGAAGGATGCAGAGACAGGCCGAACGCAGACGTACAGCGTCGGCAGCGATGTCTTGGCTCAGCAGTTTGCCCTTAGG GTTCCTGTCCTGTTTAACGGCTGCAGATCGGGGGAGATCTTCAGCATCGATCTCCGGCAGCGCGGCCGCAGGGATCACAGCTGGAAGGCCAGTCGCTTCCATCAAGAGTCAGCCATCACCTCTGTACGCGTCCTGCAGGATGAGAACTACCTGCTGGCTGCTGACATGCTGGGCCAG ATTAAGTTGTGGGATGTACGAGTCGCAAAGCCAGTACAAGAGTATAAAGGACATCACAATGAGCATGCCTACCTTCCCATCCATGTCAATGAGCGTGAAGGGCTTTTGCTGGCAG TGGGTCAGGATTGCTACACAAGGTTATGGAGCCTGAAGGACGGTCATCTACTAAGAACCATCCCATCACCCCACCCTGCTGCAAACGACTTGATCCCAAGTGTCGTTTTTTCATCTAACCTGGGCGGCTGCAGGGGGCTCCCCGGGCTGCTCATGGCTGTCAAACACGACCTTTATTACTTCCCATATAACATCGACTACCAGGAATGA